The nucleotide sequence ACGGCGGCCTCGACGCCGAGGGCGACCTCATCTTGCGCCGGGTGCAGTACGTCGACGGCCGCACCCGCGCCTTCGTCAACGATCAGGCGGTGTCGGTGCAGCTGCTGCGCCTGCTCGGCGCCACGCTGGTTGAAATCCACGGCCAGCACGATGATCGCGCGCTGGTCGATCCCATGAGCCACCGCGCGCTGCTCGACGCCTATGGCGGCCTCACCGACCTTGCCGGCGACGTCGCCCGCCGCCATGCCGGGTGGCGGGCGACGGAGAAGACCGCCGCGGCCGAACGCGCCCGGCTGGCGAAGGCCGAAGCCGACGCCGATTTCATCCGTCACGCCGTCGAGGAACTGACCAAGCTCAAGCCCGAGCCCGGCGAGGAGGCGACGCTGGCCGAGCGCCGCGCCGCGATGATGCGCGCCGAGAAGGTGGCGCAGGACCTTGAGGACGCCCACAGCGCGGTGGCCGGCAACGCCTCGCCGGTGCCGCAGCTTGCCGCGGCGGCGCGGCGGCTGGAGCGGCGGGGCGGCGAGGCGCGCGAGCTGGTGGAGCCGGCGATCGCCGCGCTCGACCAGGCGCTCGGGGCGCTGGACGAGGCGCGCAGCCACCTCGAGCACGCGCTGGCGCTGGCGGCGTTCGATCCGCACGAGCTGGAGCGCATCGAGGAGCGGCTGTTCGCGTTGCGCGCCGCCTCGCGCAAATACGCCGTGGCGGTGGACGGGCTTGCGGCGAAGGCCGAGGCGTTCGCCGCCGACCTTGCCGCGCTCGACCGCGGCGCGGCGGCGCTGAAGACGCTGGACCGGGCGGCGCGCGCGGCCGAGGCCGGCTATCGCGAGGCGGCGGCGGAGCTGTCGGCCAAGCGTCAGGCGGTGGCCGCCGAGATCGACGCGGCGGTCAACGCCGAGCTGCCGGCGCTGAAGCTGGAGCGGGCGCGCTTCTTCACCCAGATCGCCGCCGACCCCGCCGCCGGCGGGCCGGACGGCTATGACACAGTGGCGTTCTGGGTGCAGACCAACCCCGGCACCAAGCCGGGGCCGATCGCCAAGATCGCCTCCGGCGGCGAGCTGTCACGCTTCATGCTGGCGCTGAAGGTGGCGCTGGCCGATCGCGGCTCGGCGCCGACCCTGGTGTTCGATGAAATCGATTCGGGCGTCGGCGGTGCGGTGGCGGACGCCATCGGGGTGCGGCTCGCACGCCTGGCCGAGCGGGTGCAGGTGGTCACCGTCACCCACGCCCCGCAGGTCGCCGCCCGGGCCTCGCGCCATTTCCTGATCCAGAAGGAGAACGTGGAGGACGGCGGCCGCGTTGCCACCCGCGTCAGCCGCCTTGAGAAAGAGCACCGGCGCGAGGAGATCGCCCGCATGCTGTCGGGCGCCGAGATCACCCGCGAGGCGCGCGCCGCCGCCGCCAAGCTGATCAAGGACGGACGATGACCGCCACCTTGCCAGTCGAGACGCTGTCGCCCGACCAGGCGGCCGCCGAACTGGAACGACTCGCGCGCGAGATCGCCGGCCACGACCGCCGCTATTACCAGGACGACGCGCCGATCGTCTCCGACGCCGACTATGACGCGCTGCGCGCCCGCAACGCCGCCATCGAGGCGCGGTTTCCTGAGCTGGTGCGGCCGGACAGCCCCTCGCGCAAGGTGGGCGCGGCGCCGGCGCCAAAGTTCGCCAAGGTCAAGCATCATGTGCCGATGCTGTCGCTGCAGAACGCCATGAGCGAGGGCGAGGCGGTGGAGTTCGTGGCGCGGATGCGGCGCTTCCTCGGCGTTGCCGACGACGCCCGGCTGGCCATCACCGCCGAGCCCAAGATCGACGGCCTGTCGTGCTCGCTGCGCTATGAGGGCGGCCGGCTGGCGGTGGCGGCGACGCGCGGCGACGGCTTCGAGGGCGAGGACGTCACCGCCAACGTCCGCACCATCAGCGACGTGCCGGAGCGGCTGCACGGCGACGCGCCCGCCGTGTTCGAGGTGCGCGGCGAGGTCTATCTGTCCCACGCCGACTTCGCCGCCATCAATGCCCGGCAGGCGGCGGAGGGCAAGCCCGCCTTCGCCAATCCGCGCAATGCTGCCGCCGGCTCGCTGCGCCAGCTCGATTGGCGCATCACCCAATCGCGGCCGCTGAAATTCTTCGCCTATGGCTGGGGCGAGGTGTCCGGCGATCTGCCGGCCGCCACCCAGTTCGGCATGGTCGCGGCGCTGAGATCATTTGGCTTTGCCACCAACGATCTCACCACGCTGTGCCACTCGGCCGAAGAGCTTTTGGCGCACTATCGGCTGATCGAGAGCCAGCGCGCGAGCCTTGGCTACGACATCGACGGCGTGGTCTACAAGGTCGACTCCATCGAGTTGCAAAACCGGCTCGGCTTCGTGTCGCGCTCGCCACGCTGGGCGATCGCCCACAAGTTCTCGGCCGAGAAGGCGACCACGCTGGTCAAAGCCATCGACATCCAGGTCGGCCGCACCGGCGCTCACACCCCGGTGGCAAAGCTTGAGCCGGTCACGGTGGGCGGCGTGGTGGTGCAGAACGCCACCTTGCACAATGCCGACGAGATCGCGCGGCTCGGCGTCCGGGTCGGCGACACCGTGGAGATCCAGCGCGCCGGCGACGTCATTCCCCAGGTGGTGCGGGTGATCGAGGACGCGCCGCGCGGCGAGGCGCCCTATGCGTTCCCCGACGTGTGCCAGTGCGAGCT is from Blastochloris viridis and encodes:
- the recN gene encoding DNA repair protein RecN — protein: MLAQLAIRDIVLIDKLDLAFDGGMSVLTGETGAGKSILLDAFALALGGRGDAGLVRHGAEQGQVTAVFDLAAGHPARALVRDGGLDAEGDLILRRVQYVDGRTRAFVNDQAVSVQLLRLLGATLVEIHGQHDDRALVDPMSHRALLDAYGGLTDLAGDVARRHAGWRATEKTAAAERARLAKAEADADFIRHAVEELTKLKPEPGEEATLAERRAAMMRAEKVAQDLEDAHSAVAGNASPVPQLAAAARRLERRGGEARELVEPAIAALDQALGALDEARSHLEHALALAAFDPHELERIEERLFALRAASRKYAVAVDGLAAKAEAFAADLAALDRGAAALKTLDRAARAAEAGYREAAAELSAKRQAVAAEIDAAVNAELPALKLERARFFTQIAADPAAGGPDGYDTVAFWVQTNPGTKPGPIAKIASGGELSRFMLALKVALADRGSAPTLVFDEIDSGVGGAVADAIGVRLARLAERVQVVTVTHAPQVAARASRHFLIQKENVEDGGRVATRVSRLEKEHRREEIARMLSGAEITREARAAAAKLIKDGR
- the ligA gene encoding NAD-dependent DNA ligase LigA, encoding MTATLPVETLSPDQAAAELERLAREIAGHDRRYYQDDAPIVSDADYDALRARNAAIEARFPELVRPDSPSRKVGAAPAPKFAKVKHHVPMLSLQNAMSEGEAVEFVARMRRFLGVADDARLAITAEPKIDGLSCSLRYEGGRLAVAATRGDGFEGEDVTANVRTISDVPERLHGDAPAVFEVRGEVYLSHADFAAINARQAAEGKPAFANPRNAAAGSLRQLDWRITQSRPLKFFAYGWGEVSGDLPAATQFGMVAALRSFGFATNDLTTLCHSAEELLAHYRLIESQRASLGYDIDGVVYKVDSIELQNRLGFVSRSPRWAIAHKFSAEKATTLVKAIDIQVGRTGAHTPVAKLEPVTVGGVVVQNATLHNADEIARLGVRVGDTVEIQRAGDVIPQVVRVIEDAPRGEAPYAFPDVCQCELKTPLVREELASGEASAVRRCTGEFACPFQRIEHLRLFVSRRAFDIEGLGEKQIAFFFEDADLPVKEPAAIFTLARRDAANFKKLKDKDGFGTTSVKNLFAAIEARRTVALERFLYALGIRHVGETTARQLARAYGSWTAFCAAAEKIAAGDEAARAEMDAIDQIGDAVVGAVAAFFAEPHNLGIVENLVAEVTILDAEQPRSESPVAGKTVVFTGTLEKMTRDEAKAMAERLGAKVAGSVSAKTSYVVAGPGAGSKLDKAKGLGVVVLTEDEWFELIGETR